A portion of the Paucilactobacillus hokkaidonensis JCM 18461 genome contains these proteins:
- a CDS encoding heavy metal translocating P-type ATPase, translating to MKHSWKLMATLLVGAIALIIEFVFGQQLAAQIVVTVAGTLVSISMVIEMIKTLRSGKFGVDLLAIMAIVATLAVGEYWASLMILVMLTGGDTLEDYASKKASQELKSLLDNSPQMAHLMQSGKLTDIGADEVKVGDQLLVKPGEQVPVDSKVLEGITTVDESSLTGESRLIDKQVGSELMSGSVNGDQAITIEALSKAADSQYQAIIRLVKESEEQPAHFVRMADRYAVPFTIVSLLIAVVAWIIAGDPVRFAEVLVVASPCPLILAAPIALVSGMSRASKNGIIVKTGTTIEKLAQAKTIAFDKTGTLTKGKLDVNEIYVEKPFNQKDLLHFAASAEQRSGHVLARSLIDYVDATQLSAVEQLKEVTGQGIEAIVDGKKVKVGKAKFVSDSPVQETDQTAIYVSIDGQYAGYINFLDQLRPEAKETIDQLKQMGLQHALMLTGDHATIAQSIATDVGIDEVHGGLLPKDKVDILRSIKKDGRPSIMVGDGVNDAPSLTTADVGIAMGAHGATSASDSANAVILKDDLTRVASAVSISKDTMRIARNDVLTGIVILVILMLIAATGVIPALVGAIFQEAVDTITILLALRARSEH from the coding sequence ATGAAACATTCATGGAAATTAATGGCAACTTTATTAGTTGGGGCCATTGCGTTGATCATTGAATTTGTATTTGGTCAACAACTGGCTGCTCAAATTGTGGTAACAGTGGCAGGGACCCTTGTTTCAATTTCAATGGTGATTGAGATGATCAAAACACTGCGGTCAGGAAAGTTTGGCGTTGATCTGTTGGCCATTATGGCCATTGTGGCAACCCTTGCGGTTGGCGAGTATTGGGCTAGTTTAATGATATTAGTCATGTTAACTGGTGGTGATACTTTGGAAGACTATGCTTCTAAAAAGGCTAGTCAAGAATTAAAGTCACTATTAGATAATTCACCACAAATGGCCCATTTGATGCAATCGGGCAAATTAACTGATATTGGAGCTGATGAGGTAAAGGTTGGCGATCAATTATTGGTTAAACCGGGGGAACAAGTTCCGGTTGATAGTAAAGTACTAGAGGGGATCACAACCGTTGATGAGTCATCATTAACCGGTGAATCAAGATTGATCGACAAACAAGTTGGTAGTGAATTGATGTCTGGATCAGTTAATGGGGACCAAGCAATTACAATTGAGGCGTTGAGTAAAGCTGCAGATAGTCAGTATCAAGCGATTATCAGACTGGTTAAAGAATCCGAAGAACAACCGGCCCATTTTGTGCGGATGGCTGATCGATATGCTGTTCCATTCACGATTGTCTCTTTACTAATTGCAGTGGTTGCCTGGATTATTGCAGGTGACCCAGTTCGATTCGCAGAAGTATTGGTGGTGGCTTCACCATGTCCGTTGATTTTAGCGGCACCAATCGCGTTAGTTTCTGGGATGAGTCGCGCTAGTAAAAACGGAATTATTGTTAAAACAGGAACGACAATTGAAAAGTTGGCACAAGCCAAAACGATTGCATTTGATAAAACGGGGACACTCACTAAAGGAAAACTGGATGTAAATGAAATTTATGTGGAAAAGCCATTCAATCAAAAAGACTTGCTACATTTTGCTGCCAGTGCTGAACAACGATCAGGACATGTTTTAGCACGTTCATTGATCGATTATGTTGATGCAACTCAATTAAGCGCAGTTGAACAACTAAAAGAAGTGACCGGACAAGGAATTGAGGCTATCGTTGATGGTAAAAAGGTTAAAGTTGGTAAGGCCAAATTTGTTAGTGATAGTCCAGTTCAAGAAACTGATCAAACGGCCATTTATGTCAGTATTGACGGCCAGTATGCGGGCTACATTAACTTTTTGGACCAACTACGACCGGAGGCTAAAGAAACAATTGATCAGCTAAAGCAAATGGGGCTTCAGCATGCCTTAATGCTGACTGGTGACCACGCCACAATTGCACAATCAATTGCCACTGATGTTGGGATTGATGAAGTACATGGTGGGTTACTGCCTAAGGATAAAGTTGATATATTGCGTTCAATCAAAAAAGATGGTCGACCATCAATTATGGTAGGGGATGGAGTCAATGATGCACCATCGCTTACTACTGCAGATGTGGGGATTGCAATGGGTGCTCATGGTGCTACTTCTGCTAGTGATTCCGCCAATGCAGTCATTTTAAAGGATGATCTGACACGAGTTGCCAGTGCAGTTTCGATTAGTAAAGATACAATGCGAATAGCACGTAATGACGTATTGACCGGGATTGTGATCTTAGTGATTCTAATGCTGATTGCCGCAACCGGAGTGATTCCGGCTTTAGTCGGAGCGATTTTCCAAGAAGCAGTGGATACAATTACGATTCTGTTGGCATTACGAGCACGGAGCGAGCATTGA
- a CDS encoding peptide deformylase has protein sequence MIKSINHDVNFLTQSAKTATKADSATVTDLIDTLQAHQADCVGMAANMIGVNKRIIICRMGMLPVILINPIIINKTGSYITKEGCLSLIGQRTTTRYQSIEVTYQDQSFVNHQQKFTGWIAQIIQHEVDHCEGILI, from the coding sequence ATGATTAAATCGATTAACCATGACGTAAACTTTTTAACTCAATCGGCCAAAACGGCTACTAAAGCTGATAGTGCCACAGTTACAGACCTGATTGACACTTTACAAGCCCATCAAGCTGATTGTGTTGGTATGGCTGCTAACATGATTGGTGTGAATAAACGCATCATTATCTGCCGGATGGGAATGTTGCCAGTGATCCTAATCAATCCAATTATTATTAATAAAACAGGATCATACATAACAAAAGAAGGTTGCCTATCACTAATAGGCCAACGCACCACCACGCGTTACCAAAGCATTGAGGTAACCTACCAAGACCAAAGTTTCGTCAACCACCAACAGAAATTCACGGGATGGATTGCTCAGATTATTCAACATGAAGTAGATCATTGCGAGGGCATATTAATATAG
- a CDS encoding heavy metal translocating P-type ATPase encodes MKFQKFIQEHNNQITLITAILIVAGFFSKYALNNTTGYDIILAVASIIAAVPIVMHAYQALKVKVVSIELLVSIAVIGAFIIGEYNESAIVTFLFLFGSYLEERTLAKTRQSIKSLTEMAPTTATIVNADGTTEEIDIDDVDEGDVVLVKTGASIPVDGKVVEGHGYTDESVVTGESREVGKQVKDDVFSGTMLSDGYLKIEATKVGDDTTFAKIIELVEDAQDTKSHAEKFIDRFSQYYTPAVLIIALLVFIFSRDFKLAITVLVLGCPGALVIGAPVSNVAGIGNGAKRGILVKGGEAMDTFSKIDTFVFDKTGTLTKGNTSVSAVKNYGTNLQQALTLAAKVESLSDHPLGRAIVSYTENQNYAFKELDVEDNQTIKGQGMIAQIDNHEVLAGNLKLMQARDVKLSAQQIKDLDELQATGSSVVIVAMDGQTTLMLGISDIIRPEVAEQLQSLRDKGAKHLVMLTGDNKATADYVAQTVGIDEVHAELMPEQKVEFVKQFQADGRRVAFVGDGINDSPSIATADIGIAMGSGTDVAIETSDVVLMQSSFEALVHAYGLAKRTVLNTKENITIAIGVVAFLLIGLIAGFIYMASGMFVHEASILVVIFNAMRLIRYGKAPQVDQTVQTTPALK; translated from the coding sequence ATGAAATTCCAAAAATTTATTCAAGAGCACAATAATCAAATTACGTTAATTACAGCAATTTTAATTGTTGCCGGGTTTTTTAGCAAATATGCACTGAACAATACAACTGGTTACGACATCATTCTAGCAGTTGCATCCATTATTGCCGCTGTCCCAATCGTGATGCACGCATACCAGGCATTGAAAGTTAAAGTCGTCAGTATTGAATTACTTGTCAGTATTGCGGTGATCGGTGCCTTCATTATTGGTGAATATAATGAATCTGCTATTGTCACATTCTTATTTCTCTTTGGGAGTTATTTAGAAGAACGGACGCTGGCAAAGACCCGTCAATCAATTAAATCATTGACCGAAATGGCACCCACGACTGCTACCATTGTTAATGCTGATGGAACAACAGAAGAAATTGATATCGATGATGTTGACGAGGGTGATGTTGTTTTGGTAAAGACTGGGGCATCCATTCCAGTTGATGGCAAGGTTGTTGAAGGTCACGGTTATACGGACGAGTCAGTTGTGACCGGTGAATCACGTGAAGTTGGCAAGCAGGTTAAAGATGACGTATTTTCTGGTACGATGCTTAGCGATGGTTATTTAAAGATCGAAGCTACCAAGGTCGGGGATGATACCACTTTTGCTAAGATTATCGAATTAGTTGAAGATGCCCAGGATACTAAATCACATGCTGAAAAATTTATTGACCGATTTTCCCAGTATTATACACCAGCTGTTTTAATTATCGCATTGTTAGTCTTCATTTTCTCCCGCGACTTTAAATTAGCGATCACTGTCCTAGTACTTGGTTGCCCAGGTGCCTTGGTCATTGGTGCTCCAGTTTCTAACGTTGCCGGGATCGGGAACGGAGCTAAACGCGGCATCTTGGTTAAGGGTGGGGAAGCGATGGATACTTTCTCAAAAATTGATACGTTCGTTTTTGATAAAACTGGGACTTTAACTAAAGGAAACACATCTGTCTCAGCGGTTAAGAATTATGGTACTAATTTACAACAAGCATTAACATTGGCAGCTAAAGTGGAAAGTCTATCTGATCATCCATTAGGTCGTGCAATTGTGAGTTATACCGAGAACCAAAATTATGCTTTTAAAGAACTTGACGTGGAAGATAACCAGACAATTAAGGGGCAAGGGATGATTGCTCAAATTGATAATCATGAAGTATTGGCTGGTAACCTCAAATTGATGCAAGCACGAGATGTTAAATTAAGTGCACAACAAATTAAAGATTTAGATGAATTACAGGCGACTGGTAGTTCTGTTGTGATTGTTGCAATGGACGGTCAAACAACGTTGATGCTTGGCATTTCAGATATTATTCGGCCAGAAGTTGCTGAGCAGCTGCAATCATTGCGTGATAAGGGTGCTAAACATTTGGTAATGTTAACTGGTGATAATAAAGCCACTGCTGATTATGTAGCCCAAACTGTCGGTATTGATGAAGTTCACGCTGAATTAATGCCTGAACAAAAGGTTGAATTCGTCAAACAATTTCAAGCAGATGGTCGTCGAGTTGCCTTTGTTGGTGATGGTATTAATGACAGTCCATCAATCGCGACCGCTGATATTGGAATTGCCATGGGAAGTGGAACGGATGTTGCAATTGAAACTTCAGATGTCGTCTTGATGCAGTCAAGCTTTGAAGCCCTAGTCCATGCATATGGTTTGGCCAAACGGACGGTCTTAAATACCAAAGAAAATATTACAATTGCGATTGGTGTAGTTGCTTTCTTACTGATTGGATTAATTGCCGGCTTTATCTATATGGCCAGTGGAATGTTTGTTCACGAAGCTAGCATCCTAGTAGTTATTTTTAATGCTATGCGATTAATTCGATATGGCAAAGCACCACAAGTTGATCAAACTGTTCAGACAACTCCAGCTCTTAAATAA
- a CDS encoding heavy-metal-associated domain-containing protein has translation MTKKAILQLEALTCPSCMQKIEHAVAHQDGVEKVKVLFNASKVKAEFDDTKTSAQELAGVVEKLGYTVDKVKEKELTKEA, from the coding sequence ATGACAAAAAAAGCAATTTTACAATTAGAAGCACTAACATGCCCATCATGTATGCAGAAAATTGAACACGCTGTTGCTCATCAAGATGGTGTTGAAAAAGTTAAAGTATTATTCAACGCTAGCAAAGTTAAGGCTGAATTTGATGATACCAAAACTAGTGCGCAAGAATTAGCCGGTGTTGTTGAAAAACTAGGCTATACCGTTGATAAAGTTAAAGAAAAAGAATTAACCAAGGAGGCTTAA
- a CDS encoding ferritin-like domain-containing protein — MTDVDAKYEAEVKQADVDHHTPTAGAMTGHILSNLLVNNVKLHQTLWYVKGLESLQLKPLYEQLIEQGRQDFDQLANVLLDENEIAPSTMAEYGEYSMLEEDGRNKYRAVAEQVDITVHDYATQNMFIDRAIVLAQKETRPAMAAFLTTLRGHNNHAIRTLQAVLGKDAWDGLVEEDDED, encoded by the coding sequence ATGACAGACGTAGATGCAAAATATGAAGCAGAAGTGAAACAGGCAGACGTAGACCATCACACACCAACAGCCGGAGCAATGACTGGACATATTCTTTCAAACTTACTCGTGAATAATGTTAAGTTGCATCAGACATTGTGGTATGTAAAGGGACTTGAATCGTTGCAATTAAAACCACTATATGAACAATTGATTGAACAAGGCCGACAAGACTTTGATCAGTTAGCCAATGTGTTATTAGATGAAAATGAAATCGCTCCTTCAACAATGGCAGAATATGGTGAGTATTCAATGTTAGAGGAAGATGGACGAAACAAATATCGTGCTGTAGCAGAACAAGTCGATATTACAGTTCATGATTATGCCACTCAAAACATGTTCATTGATCGCGCAATTGTGTTAGCACAAAAGGAAACTAGACCAGCAATGGCAGCCTTTTTAACAACACTACGAGGACACAATAATCACGCAATTAGAACATTACAAGCAGTACTTGGAAAAGATGCTTGGGATGGCTTGGTTGAGGAAGATGATGAAGACTAG
- a CDS encoding type II toxin-antitoxin system HicB family antitoxin — MKDKLIYPIIVAEINDEDGHYFVATSPNIDGMVTQGDTMIDVVENSEDAIATMIEGDPYPQPQDPSIWKIKHNERLVYVTVDMKNWLSGKTKTVHKTITIPKYVNELGMSRKINFSQIATKALKDELQIS, encoded by the coding sequence ATGAAAGATAAATTAATCTATCCCATTATTGTTGCCGAGATAAATGATGAAGATGGTCATTATTTTGTGGCGACTTCTCCAAATATTGATGGTATGGTCACACAAGGTGACACAATGATTGATGTTGTTGAGAATTCGGAGGATGCAATTGCAACAATGATTGAGGGTGACCCGTATCCACAACCACAAGATCCTAGTATCTGGAAAATAAAACATAATGAACGTTTAGTATATGTAACAGTTGACATGAAAAACTGGCTTAGTGGTAAAACTAAAACTGTTCATAAAACAATCACGATCCCAAAATATGTAAACGAATTAGGAATGTCACGTAAAATCAATTTTTCTCAAATTGCTACTAAGGCTTTGAAAGATGAACTTCAAATTTCCTAA
- a CDS encoding type II toxin-antitoxin system HicA family toxin, with protein MPIRPEKMEKKVLSAGFIRCTHKGRGGHRRYQHPDGRTTEIPFHNGELKKYTQNKILKQINQQGDKAHER; from the coding sequence ATGCCAATTAGACCTGAAAAAATGGAGAAAAAAGTACTTAGTGCTGGATTTATCAGATGTACCCACAAAGGGCGTGGTGGTCATCGTCGTTATCAGCATCCCGATGGCCGAACAACGGAAATACCGTTTCACAATGGTGAATTAAAGAAATACACACAAAACAAGATCTTAAAACAAATTAATCAGCAAGGAGATAAAGCTCATGAAAGATAA
- a CDS encoding DMT family transporter: MSWIYLVIAGLFEVVWATAMKLSNGFSRIDYSIATIVGMILSFFFLAKATKILSLSLAYPVWTGIGAVGSVLIGVLLFKDQLSLMTWVFVILLVISIVGIKITSSH; encoded by the coding sequence ATGTCTTGGATTTATTTAGTAATTGCTGGTTTATTTGAAGTTGTCTGGGCTACTGCCATGAAATTAAGTAACGGTTTTTCGCGAATTGATTATTCAATTGCTACCATCGTTGGAATGATTCTTAGTTTCTTTTTCTTAGCAAAAGCCACCAAAATTTTGTCACTCAGTTTAGCTTATCCAGTTTGGACTGGGATTGGCGCAGTCGGTTCGGTCTTGATTGGTGTATTGCTGTTTAAGGATCAATTATCTTTGATGACTTGGGTATTTGTAATTTTATTGGTGATTAGTATTGTTGGAATCAAGATTACTAGTAGCCACTAA
- a CDS encoding MFS transporter: protein MNNTQRISNKVICAVIATGLMSFCGVIVETAMNVSFPTLMKEFHVNTATVQWMTTLYLLVVAIMVPLSAILKRSFKTKQLFLTANLLFIAGVILDSFVPIFPLLLLGRLVQGLGTGIALPLMFNIILEQVPLARIGMMMGIGTLITAIAPAIGPTFGGVVATNLSWRYIFILLLPILIISLILGLLTIQQKNKLQPLKLDLISLIFIILMFAGFILGFSNMGNFNLLVAGAFLLGLIGIIGLLVRSNRIETPIIDLKIFKNVRFSGHAISFFLFQLISLGLSFIVPNYIQLVNGNTATIAGLVVLPGALLGAVFAPFSGRILDRFGAKLPILLGSSFVLISLILFSLLAMHLINWVISIVYIILMTGAGLSFGNIMTNGLKQLSAKKQSDGNAVLNTMQQFAGAVGTSIVAAIISQSQATSSASIATATALGSRHAFIFLLILSVIEIIILISVLTKARQTT, encoded by the coding sequence ATGAATAACACTCAACGTATTTCTAACAAAGTAATTTGTGCTGTTATTGCCACTGGACTAATGTCTTTTTGCGGTGTGATCGTTGAAACTGCCATGAACGTTTCATTTCCCACATTGATGAAAGAATTCCATGTCAATACCGCCACCGTACAATGGATGACTACCCTTTACCTACTAGTAGTCGCAATTATGGTTCCCCTTTCCGCCATTTTAAAACGTTCTTTTAAAACTAAACAACTATTCTTAACTGCTAATCTGCTCTTTATTGCCGGTGTTATTTTAGATTCTTTTGTGCCTATTTTCCCATTGTTACTTCTGGGTCGTCTGGTTCAAGGCCTGGGCACAGGCATTGCGTTACCACTAATGTTCAACATTATTTTAGAACAAGTTCCATTAGCTAGAATCGGAATGATGATGGGTATTGGCACTCTTATTACCGCTATTGCACCGGCAATCGGTCCCACATTTGGTGGCGTGGTCGCTACCAACCTCAGTTGGCGGTATATCTTCATTTTATTATTACCTATATTAATTATTTCATTAATTCTTGGATTACTAACAATCCAGCAAAAAAATAAACTGCAACCATTAAAACTAGATTTGATCAGCCTCATATTTATTATTTTGATGTTTGCAGGTTTTATTCTTGGTTTTAGTAATATGGGTAATTTTAATCTACTAGTTGCCGGTGCCTTTTTACTCGGTCTAATTGGAATCATTGGTTTACTTGTTCGTTCAAACCGTATTGAAACACCAATCATCGATTTAAAAATATTTAAAAATGTCCGTTTTAGTGGTCACGCAATCAGTTTTTTCTTATTTCAACTTATTTCGCTAGGCCTGTCATTTATCGTCCCCAACTATATCCAATTAGTAAATGGCAATACTGCCACAATTGCAGGGCTGGTTGTTTTGCCCGGTGCTTTGTTAGGAGCAGTCTTTGCTCCATTTAGTGGTCGTATTCTGGATCGCTTTGGTGCTAAATTACCAATTTTACTTGGTTCATCATTTGTCCTGATTTCATTAATTTTATTTAGCCTGCTGGCCATGCACCTAATTAATTGGGTAATTTCGATTGTCTATATCATATTAATGACTGGAGCAGGTTTATCTTTTGGTAATATCATGACCAATGGTTTAAAACAACTCAGTGCTAAAAAACAATCCGATGGAAATGCCGTTTTAAATACTATGCAGCAATTTGCTGGGGCCGTTGGAACCTCCATCGTAGCAGCAATTATCTCACAAAGCCAAGCAACCAGTAGCGCTAGTATCGCCACTGCCACGGCACTTGGATCTCGCCATGCCTTTATTTTCTTACTAATTTTAAGTGTTATTGAGATCATTATTTTGATTAGCGTGTTAACTAAAGCTAGACAAACCACTTAA
- a CDS encoding MarR family winged helix-turn-helix transcriptional regulator — MAINTGRLLKKASNQLTKNFDRFASQFDLTNTQMSIIDYLSRHSNADILQKDIENEFNIQRSTTTVLLQRMERKQLLFRTPSTIDARQKFVHLTDKTTHLINAINHYMNQQQQALTANFSTEEIKTFETILNYYLNSNEPER; from the coding sequence ATGGCTATAAATACAGGTCGTCTTTTAAAAAAGGCTTCCAATCAACTAACCAAAAATTTCGATAGATTTGCCAGTCAGTTCGACTTGACCAACACTCAAATGTCAATCATTGACTACTTAAGTCGGCACTCAAATGCTGATATTTTGCAAAAAGATATTGAAAATGAGTTTAATATTCAGCGCTCGACCACCACAGTTTTATTGCAACGAATGGAACGCAAACAATTATTATTTCGGACGCCTTCAACTATTGATGCACGGCAAAAGTTTGTCCATTTAACCGACAAAACAACACATCTGATAAATGCAATTAACCATTATATGAATCAGCAACAACAAGCTTTAACTGCTAATTTCTCTACTGAAGAAATTAAAACATTTGAAACTATTTTAAATTATTATCTTAATTCTAACGAACCAGAAAGGTGA
- a CDS encoding MFS transporter encodes MQQINKLPRWRQNLYALWIGNFATGAGSSMSLPFLPLFITTMGNFPKAELTFYSGLAFSITFLSQAIVSPLWGKLADRTGRKPMLMRAGIGMAITATLTGFSPNVWTLITLRLIQGAFSGYINNAYALIASEVPQQSSGQAMGLLTTGSVGGQLVGPIIGGFIAGIFGYRIPFFIFGGLMLMAAVVTYFGVVEKFTPVKRQPKSKQKSAFVGVKNVHIVWAMIISSMLIQAATNSINPIISLFVKQLMHGQGNVAMTSGVIAALPGIATLISAPRLGSLGDHIGPKRVLTGGLILSGLVFLSMFLTTTIVMLGILRFIVGIADAALLPVTQSVMTLNTPNESISRIFSYNQSFQAIGSVVGPMIASGVAGVFDYRYVFLMTTVLVVINLVVVLGAYRRDQPND; translated from the coding sequence ATGCAACAAATAAATAAATTACCACGGTGGCGTCAAAACCTGTATGCCTTGTGGATTGGTAACTTTGCTACCGGAGCAGGTTCCAGTATGAGCCTGCCATTCTTACCGCTTTTTATTACAACAATGGGGAATTTTCCTAAGGCGGAATTAACTTTTTATTCGGGCTTGGCCTTTTCAATTACTTTTTTGAGCCAAGCAATTGTTTCACCATTATGGGGTAAACTAGCGGATCGGACAGGCCGTAAACCAATGTTAATGCGGGCTGGAATTGGAATGGCAATTACAGCAACCTTGACTGGCTTTTCACCCAATGTTTGGACTTTAATTACGTTGCGATTAATTCAAGGAGCCTTTTCAGGCTATATTAATAATGCGTATGCATTAATTGCTAGTGAAGTACCACAGCAAAGTAGTGGTCAAGCAATGGGATTATTGACGACTGGAAGTGTTGGTGGGCAATTAGTTGGTCCAATTATTGGTGGATTTATAGCTGGTATTTTTGGATATCGCATTCCATTTTTTATATTTGGTGGATTGATGTTGATGGCGGCTGTAGTGACTTATTTTGGTGTTGTGGAAAAATTCACACCGGTCAAACGTCAGCCAAAGTCCAAGCAAAAAAGTGCGTTTGTTGGAGTCAAAAATGTGCACATCGTCTGGGCAATGATTATCTCTTCAATGCTGATCCAAGCAGCAACTAATTCAATTAATCCGATTATTAGTTTATTTGTAAAACAATTAATGCATGGACAAGGCAATGTAGCCATGACTAGTGGAGTGATTGCGGCGTTACCAGGAATTGCGACATTAATTAGTGCTCCTAGACTAGGATCGTTGGGTGATCATATTGGGCCTAAACGGGTATTAACCGGTGGCCTAATATTATCTGGTTTGGTCTTTTTGTCAATGTTTTTGACGACAACAATTGTTATGTTGGGAATATTACGCTTTATCGTTGGTATCGCTGATGCAGCATTATTACCGGTGACTCAATCAGTGATGACACTTAATACACCTAATGAATCGATTAGTCGAATTTTCAGTTATAATCAGTCGTTTCAAGCAATTGGCTCGGTGGTGGGTCCTATGATTGCTTCTGGTGTGGCAGGTGTTTTTGATTATCGATATGTGTTCTTGATGACTACTGTGCTGGTTGTGATTAACTTAGTGGTTGTGTTGGGTGCTTATCGGCGCGATCAACCGAATGATTGA
- a CDS encoding LiaF transmembrane domain-containing protein, whose product MKKQQWFWGIFFVLGAGILITSKMGWFSYQISTFSTIATIFLAAILIQSIVYLSIFGTVFSLAFLSMLYAGPLKITPLVPWTILAAALLLSIGLTLILHPRRMHHRWHQNARMKQRQQQHWQYNHQTTTTTDTDDQSYVDIQVSMSSNIRYLQSSDFKQANIYAYMANAKVYFDNVTIQDAKATINIDGSLSGIELYIPREWNLNIQTGSFLSGTEEKGSTSTKEGPIVELRGQLHLSGLTVIRV is encoded by the coding sequence ATGAAAAAACAACAATGGTTTTGGGGCATTTTTTTTGTACTAGGAGCCGGTATACTAATTACAAGCAAAATGGGATGGTTTAGCTATCAAATCAGTACTTTTTCAACCATTGCAACTATTTTTCTAGCTGCGATTTTAATCCAGAGTATAGTCTATCTTAGTATTTTTGGAACAGTATTTTCACTTGCATTCCTAAGCATGCTATACGCTGGACCACTTAAAATTACACCTTTAGTTCCTTGGACAATCCTAGCAGCGGCACTATTACTGAGCATTGGATTAACACTGATCTTACATCCGCGTCGTATGCATCATCGCTGGCATCAAAATGCCAGGATGAAACAACGGCAACAGCAACATTGGCAATACAATCATCAAACAACAACTACTACCGACACAGACGACCAATCATATGTCGACATTCAAGTAAGTATGAGCAGCAATATTCGATACCTTCAGTCGTCAGATTTTAAACAGGCCAATATTTATGCTTATATGGCCAATGCAAAGGTATATTTTGATAATGTAACAATTCAGGATGCCAAAGCAACCATCAACATTGACGGTAGCCTTAGCGGTATTGAACTCTACATTCCTAGAGAATGGAACTTAAATATTCAAACCGGATCATTTCTAAGTGGTACTGAGGAAAAAGGTAGCACAAGTACCAAAGAAGGACCCATTGTAGAATTACGTGGTCAACTGCACTTATCAGGACTGACAGTTATAAGAGTGTGA
- a CDS encoding LytTR family DNA-binding domain-containing protein, translating to MKVRIQTAANQTEVEVVIFAPVDSHEAQSIKTLLEKVPSETKSLTFYQGTTKYYLKPSQILFFETDGRQIHAHTINDVYVTKHRLYELEEQLPNSFIRISKSAIINVDHVLSITRSISNCLVQFQNSHKQVYASRRYYKQLQERLNEMR from the coding sequence ATGAAGGTGAGAATACAGACAGCTGCCAATCAAACAGAGGTCGAAGTTGTAATTTTTGCACCGGTGGATAGCCACGAGGCCCAATCAATTAAGACCTTGCTTGAAAAAGTGCCATCGGAAACTAAATCGCTAACTTTTTATCAAGGAACAACCAAGTACTATTTGAAGCCCTCACAAATTCTATTTTTTGAAACTGATGGGCGTCAAATCCATGCTCATACAATTAATGATGTGTATGTTACAAAACACCGCTTGTATGAATTGGAGGAGCAACTGCCAAACTCATTTATCCGGATTTCTAAATCAGCTATTATCAATGTTGACCATGTTTTATCAATCACACGCTCTATTTCGAACTGCCTAGTTCAATTTCAAAATTCCCACAAACAAGTTTATGCATCCAGACGCTACTATAAACAACTGCAAGAACGATTAAATGAAATGAGGTAA